CACGGCCAGCGTCTGTCCTTCATGAGGCGCAGCTCGCACAGGCCGATCCTCGTTACGAGATCGCTGTCGCGAACCAGCCGTTCGTCAGGTCGAAAATCGCTCAAGGGGTCCTCCCGAATGCTCATTGCAACGCACTACCAGCAAAAGCGTAAAGCGGATTTACGTCCGGTACAGACGATTCATGCCACGCACCCGATTTCGCTCCAACAGTTTTTTATCGCCTCCGCTTGCATTCGGATGGAATATTGCCGATATGGGGAGTGGGAGGTTGGTGGTGGACGAGCCACTCGCCAACCGGGTCAGGTCCGGAAGGAAGCAGCCCTAACGAGCCCCGGCACGGGTCATCGTGCCAGCCTCCCACCTTTCCGTCCTGTCGGGACAGACGTTCGATTAACGGCAGGGTCGATGAGCGACGCAACCTCAAATCCGTCCACCGAGAAGCCGGCCGCCTACCGGGTGCTTGCCCGCAAGTATCGCCCGAAGGACTTCTCCGACCTCATGGTCGGCCAGGAGCCGATGGTCCGCACGCTGACCAACGCCTTCGAGACCGGCCGCATCGCCCAGGCCTATATGCTGACCGGCGTGCGCGGCGTCGGCAAGACGACGACCGCCCGCATCCTCGCCCGCGCGCTGAACTACAAGACGCCGGAGATCGACAAGCCGACCATCGACCTTCGTGTGCCCGGCGAGCACTGCCAGGCGATCATGGAAGGCCGCCATGTCGACGTCATCGAGATGGATGCCGCCTCCCATACCGGCATCGACGACATCCGCGAGATCATCGAGCAGGTGCGCTACCGCCCCGTCTCGGCGCGCTATAAAGTCTATATCATCGACGAAGTGCACATGCTCTCCACGCAGGCCTTCAACGGCCTCTTGAAGACGCTGGAAGAGCCGCCGGAGCATGTGAAGTTCATCTTCGCGACGACGGAAATCCGCAAGGTTCCGATTACCGTCCTGTCGCGCTGCCAGCGTTTCGACCTGCGCCGCATCGGCGCGTCGGATCTCGTCGGCCTCTTCACCACCATCCTCGGCAAGGAAGGCGTCGAGTTCGAGCCGGACGCGCTCGCCATGGTCGCCCGCGCGGCCGAGGGCTCGGCACGCGACGGCCTGTCGCTGCTCGACCAGGCGATCGCCCATGGCGCGGGCCGCGTCGAGGTCGATGCCGTACGCTCCATGCTCGGCCTTGCCGACCGCGCCCGCATCGTCGATCTCTTCGAGCACATCGTGAAGGGCGACGCGGCGGCGGCGCTGGCCGAGTTCGCCGCACAGTACGAGGCGGGCGCCAGCCCCTCCGTGGTGCTGACGGACCTCGCCGACTTCACCCATCTCGTCACCCGCATGAAATATGTGCCCGACGCTGCCGGCGACCAGTCGCTGAGCGAGATCGAGCGCACGCGCGGCGTCGAGTTCGCCAATTCCATTGCCGTCACCGCGCTTTCGCGCATGTGGCAGATGCTGCTGAAGGGCATTCCGGAAACGGAGGCCTCCAGCCGTCCGGCGGGCGCCGCCGAAATGGTCATCATCCGCCTTGCCCACGCCGCCAACCTTCCCTCGCCGGAAGAGGCCGCGCGCCGGCTCGCCGAGCTTTCGAGCGGCGAGGGCGGCGGCAATGGCGGCCGCGCGCCGCAATCCGGCGCTTCTTCCGGCCAGCCCTCGGCGCAGGCGTCCGTTTCCGCCGTCGCGCGCCAGCCCGATGCACCGCTGCGCGCCCAGTCGAACGGCGCGACCATGCTGCGCGCCGTGCCGCAGGCCGAGCCGGCGCCCCAGCCCGTCGGCCGCACCGAGGCCGCGCCTG
The Shinella zoogloeoides DNA segment above includes these coding regions:
- a CDS encoding DNA polymerase III subunit gamma/tau, yielding MSDATSNPSTEKPAAYRVLARKYRPKDFSDLMVGQEPMVRTLTNAFETGRIAQAYMLTGVRGVGKTTTARILARALNYKTPEIDKPTIDLRVPGEHCQAIMEGRHVDVIEMDAASHTGIDDIREIIEQVRYRPVSARYKVYIIDEVHMLSTQAFNGLLKTLEEPPEHVKFIFATTEIRKVPITVLSRCQRFDLRRIGASDLVGLFTTILGKEGVEFEPDALAMVARAAEGSARDGLSLLDQAIAHGAGRVEVDAVRSMLGLADRARIVDLFEHIVKGDAAAALAEFAAQYEAGASPSVVLTDLADFTHLVTRMKYVPDAAGDQSLSEIERTRGVEFANSIAVTALSRMWQMLLKGIPETEASSRPAGAAEMVIIRLAHAANLPSPEEAARRLAELSSGEGGGNGGRAPQSGASSGQPSAQASVSAVARQPDAPLRAQSNGATMLRAVPQAEPAPQPVGRTEAAPAEQPAVKPKVPVQSISDIADLCTKNRDIRLRALVRAFVRPVSVEPGKLEIGLAQDAPKSLVPDLQNRLLEWTGIRWLVILSREAGGPTLSEAETMAQEARVADARQDPDVAAILQRFPGAKITDVRIKVQETEDEAETVEAVAAAESAEGDILPGDDIEH